A single genomic interval of Flammeovirga agarivorans harbors:
- a CDS encoding T9SS type A sorting domain-containing protein — translation MKKTLIFIALQLQVIFAIAQTPLNFDTEILSSGNYIVGVPYEVSSVGATNQIKINCKATGTEAKFGVYADDEGAPGELIFHSNTITLTEDEVMVSLENTVLEPGKYWIMVNYKSNGYHVNANVSDPLSKVYYTQQRFSESFPVSAAEFDLYYGHQFPFSIEVIEKPKSFEMEVYPNPTVDDVHIQANQKEYMVHVYDSQAKKVLSQFCQNYKTELELKTLQKGTYYIVIEGEETFRILKN, via the coding sequence ATGAAAAAAACATTAATATTTATCGCTTTACAATTGCAGGTGATTTTCGCTATTGCTCAGACGCCATTAAACTTTGATACAGAGATATTATCTTCTGGTAATTACATCGTTGGTGTTCCTTACGAAGTTTCTTCAGTAGGTGCTACAAATCAAATTAAAATTAACTGTAAGGCAACTGGAACGGAAGCAAAATTCGGAGTTTATGCTGATGACGAAGGAGCTCCGGGAGAGCTGATATTTCATTCTAATACGATCACACTAACCGAAGATGAAGTGATGGTTTCTCTAGAAAATACGGTATTAGAGCCAGGAAAATATTGGATCATGGTAAATTACAAGTCCAATGGATACCATGTAAATGCCAATGTATCTGATCCTTTGTCCAAGGTGTATTATACCCAACAAAGGTTTAGTGAAAGTTTCCCTGTATCAGCGGCAGAATTTGATCTTTATTATGGGCATCAGTTCCCGTTTTCAATAGAGGTAATAGAGAAGCCGAAATCATTTGAGATGGAAGTGTATCCTAACCCAACAGTAGACGATGTTCATATTCAAGCCAACCAGAAAGAATATATGGTACATGTTTACGACAGTCAGGCTAAGAAAGTACTTTCTCAGTTTTGTCAAAATTACAAAACGGAGTTAGAGTTAAAGACCTTACAGAAAGGAACATATTATATAGTGATTGAAGGAGAGGAGACGTTTAGAATATTGAAAAATTAA
- a CDS encoding beta-galactosidase yields the protein MKRQTIYFLFLLLMSTSSFAQNLVNEIQQEKRTLLALIKKAEKKGIDVTKEKSTIRTAEICERFADWDEKNIKKNEQLFKRLKTYKQNALEVAEELPNFEREEIVLMLQDAQHTLELALKGKVVKQPIEKIDWSKVKLEGSDALYNGKPVFLADYTWKPKVDFLTEYHGNLDGIFVTTKYLLDEKGTLKPNFKKEIIEKPSGRVGTVFLNHLNPPKWFTEKYPEASVGSRRYFDYDIDHPATRALQQSLLKSIVPTFKDKKYSSIGYMLVNEPHWHTKEKSWDTGEVSSYTFAKFRKYLEEKHKSIAQLNVIWNTSFESFDSVKIQVPMSGDLRGSAVWYDWMRFNQLRGTEWFQFLSDEIHKYDPKANTHIKVMPHLFSENARDHGIDLEALTEVTTVIGNDAGAVYSDMWGKKEPEWSSKYYFDWKQLCIGYDFMKSVSPDKLVFNSEGHFISTIRFRDLKMKPEYARATYWLATMLGLDVMQTWFWPRDVDGSLRKESKGYAASLTQMPRVINEITLTYLDMNANAEALTKIQKLRKPVRIFHSETSAINKPTHMEDVYHTYEQFLFEGIAVGFATKNILNKQPHHLWDVVVIENTPFVTKEERNALQEYLDQGGTIVMDNKSILKNEYGESIDVLTQSKGQLIKFNTAENIQKKVLSIVKKDDIQIHETNMLSHKGCIWRYFENEEKLKIVSIVNVGKSEAKLDVLLNGIDQSVELTDVITGNKIENGFTMKSLDVYLLKVGTIQKKGL from the coding sequence ATGAAACGACAAACAATTTACTTCTTATTTCTACTCTTAATGAGTACTTCATCATTTGCTCAAAATCTAGTGAATGAAATACAACAGGAAAAGAGAACCTTACTTGCTTTGATAAAGAAGGCAGAGAAAAAAGGGATTGATGTAACTAAAGAAAAAAGCACAATCCGTACAGCTGAAATATGTGAACGATTTGCGGATTGGGATGAAAAGAACATTAAAAAAAATGAACAACTTTTTAAGCGTTTAAAGACGTACAAACAAAATGCCTTAGAGGTAGCAGAAGAACTACCCAACTTTGAAAGAGAAGAGATTGTTTTGATGTTACAAGACGCTCAGCATACTCTAGAACTTGCTTTGAAGGGAAAAGTTGTAAAGCAACCTATCGAAAAAATTGATTGGTCGAAAGTGAAACTTGAGGGGAGTGATGCACTGTACAATGGTAAGCCGGTATTTCTAGCAGATTATACATGGAAACCAAAAGTAGACTTCCTTACAGAATACCATGGAAATCTAGATGGAATATTCGTAACTACAAAGTATCTCTTAGACGAGAAAGGAACATTAAAACCAAATTTCAAAAAGGAAATTATAGAAAAGCCATCGGGTAGAGTGGGTACTGTATTTTTAAATCACTTGAATCCACCCAAATGGTTTACAGAAAAATATCCAGAAGCCTCAGTAGGAAGCAGAAGGTATTTTGATTATGATATTGACCATCCTGCGACAAGAGCATTACAACAATCTCTATTAAAAAGTATTGTACCTACTTTTAAAGATAAAAAGTATAGTTCTATAGGTTATATGTTAGTAAATGAACCTCATTGGCATACTAAAGAAAAATCATGGGATACAGGTGAAGTTTCATCCTATACTTTTGCCAAGTTTAGAAAGTACTTGGAAGAAAAACATAAGAGCATCGCACAACTAAATGTCATTTGGAATACCTCATTTGAAAGCTTTGACAGTGTGAAAATTCAAGTACCAATGTCTGGAGATTTACGAGGATCTGCTGTTTGGTACGATTGGATGCGATTTAACCAACTCAGAGGAACAGAATGGTTTCAGTTTTTATCAGACGAAATTCATAAATATGACCCTAAGGCAAATACGCATATTAAAGTAATGCCCCATCTGTTTTCGGAGAACGCAAGAGATCATGGAATAGACTTAGAAGCTTTAACAGAAGTCACAACAGTGATTGGTAACGATGCAGGAGCTGTATATTCTGACATGTGGGGGAAAAAGGAGCCTGAGTGGTCATCAAAATATTACTTTGATTGGAAACAGCTTTGTATTGGCTATGATTTTATGAAGTCTGTTAGTCCGGATAAATTAGTATTTAACTCAGAAGGTCATTTTATTTCAACGATACGTTTCAGAGACTTGAAAATGAAACCGGAATATGCTAGAGCCACCTATTGGTTAGCCACTATGTTAGGACTGGATGTGATGCAAACATGGTTTTGGCCTAGAGATGTAGATGGTTCTTTACGAAAAGAGTCTAAAGGATATGCAGCATCTTTAACGCAAATGCCAAGAGTTATCAATGAAATCACATTAACTTATTTGGATATGAATGCCAATGCAGAAGCTTTGACAAAAATTCAGAAGTTAAGAAAACCGGTACGTATTTTTCATTCAGAGACTTCTGCAATCAATAAACCAACTCATATGGAAGATGTTTATCATACATATGAACAGTTTCTATTTGAAGGTATAGCAGTAGGTTTTGCGACAAAAAATATTCTAAATAAACAGCCACATCATTTGTGGGATGTTGTAGTTATTGAAAATACACCTTTTGTCACTAAAGAGGAAAGAAACGCCCTTCAAGAGTATCTTGATCAAGGAGGGACAATCGTAATGGACAATAAGAGCATCCTTAAAAATGAATATGGCGAAAGTATAGATGTACTGACCCAAAGTAAGGGACAATTGATAAAGTTCAACACAGCAGAGAATATTCAGAAAAAAGTACTTAGCATAGTAAAGAAAGATGATATACAGATTCATGAGACAAATATGTTGAGTCATAAAGGGTGCATCTGGAGATATTTCGAAAATGAAGAAAAACTTAAGATTGTATCTATTGTCAATGTGGGTAAGTCGGAAGCTAAACTTGATGTTCTATTAAATGGGATAGACCAAAGTGTGGAGCTTACAGATGTGATTACAGGGAACAAAATTGAGAATGGGTTTACCATGAAATCACTTGATGTGTATTTATTAAAAGTGGGAACTATTCAGAAGAAAGGTTTGTAA
- a CDS encoding alpha-1,3-galactosidase-related protein gives MKRILVLFILIFTVIITSKGEEVIKIQPDGTNDMTRAVKQAIASARSKEIKLIFEQADYYFKPDFATEKYCSVTNHKNGSKRIAFAFDGFNKVSIEGNGANLIFHGKMMPFQFESCENVTVNHLSIDWDTPFTIQGTVLKVNEKDHWMDIKMDTDGFSFSVNKGVIKFPNIHHQEYSSLGNTLTFDSLTKAVSHGAWDANFRAEKVQRLKGNTYRFYGRMKYYPKVGNKINFKGPHGDNRYAPAFHIIRSKNLKYDQVVVHHALGMGFLAERSENVSISNGGVYVRKGSNRLISSTADATHFCNVKGKVIVENCRFENMLDDGTNVHGTYVEINEILDPKTVIVQLKHFQQLGFDFAQKGDELWWINQPSPNRRAETVFVTGSEVINEEYIQLSFDKELPKDLSVGDLFENKTWNPEFVMRGCTLQNHRARNIVLKSPKKTVIENNFFSSSMSAIFFRGESYFWYESGQVEDVLIQNNTFYNCASSGNEHAVLYITPRLGKSYDKSATYDKNIRFINNKINTFDDRIVWAYNVDGLVIEGNEITKNDLLAPVHPDRPIFDFNYCKNIVVKNNNYHGPKDQNIKTDKASSKEISIKKNKNIHLGKLDVVE, from the coding sequence ATGAAACGAATATTGGTATTATTTATACTCATCTTTACGGTGATTATTACTAGTAAAGGAGAGGAAGTGATCAAGATCCAACCCGATGGAACAAATGATATGACAAGGGCGGTGAAACAAGCGATAGCCTCTGCCAGATCAAAAGAAATTAAGTTGATCTTTGAGCAAGCAGACTATTATTTTAAACCTGATTTTGCCACTGAGAAGTATTGTAGTGTAACAAACCATAAAAACGGTTCGAAACGTATCGCTTTTGCTTTTGATGGATTTAATAAAGTATCAATCGAAGGTAATGGAGCTAATTTAATATTCCATGGCAAGATGATGCCTTTTCAATTTGAAAGTTGTGAAAATGTAACTGTGAATCACTTGTCGATAGATTGGGATACTCCATTTACAATTCAAGGTACAGTCTTAAAGGTTAATGAGAAAGATCATTGGATGGATATTAAAATGGATACGGATGGGTTCTCATTTTCAGTGAACAAAGGTGTGATTAAGTTCCCAAATATCCATCATCAGGAATATTCTAGCCTTGGTAATACACTTACGTTTGATTCTCTGACTAAGGCGGTAAGTCATGGTGCTTGGGATGCTAATTTTAGAGCAGAAAAAGTACAACGCTTAAAAGGAAATACTTATCGTTTCTATGGTAGAATGAAATATTATCCCAAAGTAGGAAACAAGATTAATTTTAAAGGCCCACATGGCGATAATCGTTATGCACCGGCCTTTCATATAATCCGTTCGAAAAACTTAAAGTACGACCAAGTAGTGGTTCATCATGCCTTAGGTATGGGTTTCTTAGCGGAAAGAAGTGAAAATGTTTCAATCAGTAATGGTGGGGTGTATGTACGAAAAGGGTCTAATCGATTAATATCATCTACAGCAGATGCGACTCACTTTTGTAACGTAAAAGGAAAAGTGATCGTAGAGAACTGTAGATTCGAAAACATGCTTGACGATGGGACCAATGTTCATGGAACCTATGTGGAAATTAATGAGATATTAGACCCTAAGACGGTGATTGTTCAACTAAAACATTTCCAACAATTAGGTTTTGACTTTGCTCAAAAAGGTGATGAATTATGGTGGATAAATCAACCAAGCCCTAATAGAAGAGCTGAGACTGTCTTTGTAACCGGATCAGAAGTGATTAATGAAGAATATATCCAATTGTCTTTCGATAAAGAACTACCAAAAGACTTATCAGTAGGTGATCTGTTTGAGAATAAGACTTGGAACCCAGAATTTGTGATGAGAGGTTGCACCCTACAAAACCATCGAGCAAGAAACATTGTGCTGAAATCACCAAAGAAGACGGTGATTGAAAATAACTTCTTTTCTTCAAGTATGTCAGCCATCTTCTTTAGAGGGGAATCCTATTTTTGGTATGAATCGGGACAAGTAGAAGATGTACTTATTCAGAATAATACTTTCTACAACTGTGCATCGAGTGGCAATGAACATGCGGTATTATATATTACGCCAAGACTTGGTAAATCATACGATAAGTCAGCTACCTACGATAAAAATATTCGATTTATCAATAATAAAATCAATACGTTTGATGATCGTATCGTTTGGGCTTACAATGTAGATGGTTTAGTGATAGAGGGGAATGAAATTACCAAAAATGATTTATTAGCACCTGTACATCCTGATCGACCTATTTTTGATTTTAATTATTGTAAAAACATAGTAGTGAAAAACAATAATTACCATGGTCCGAAAGATCAAAATATCAAAACAGATAAGGCGTCATCAAAAGAAATATCAATAAAGAAAAATAAAAATATTCATCTTGGTAAACTTGATGTGGTGGAGTAA
- a CDS encoding glycoside hydrolase family 2 protein translates to MKKIKQNTILLLLLLVMQTLAFAGDKTSFNKGWKFIKEGEKLNHSLVSQTNFNDADWESVNLPHTTNLEPLVVNNQWQGISWYRKSFSIKKEEEQKQIFLEFEGAMNIAEIWVNGKFVKKHLGGYLPIVADISSFVEAGKQNIIAIRLDNTDSDVTGPKPLRILDFNTYGGLYRNAWMIVKDPVHITLPLLEEEVAGGGVFIRYPEVSKSSATISIQTDIKNTYKKEVSFSLVQELKWKGKTIKKLKSKKEILSAGTKRVMHQSMVIKNPKLWNTYSPNLYQLETKILINGKVTDHEVTTIGIKSVEFKGKELYINGEKRYVKGVNRHQEYPFVGYALSDQAEIRDAVLIKNAGFDVIRLSHYPHSPAFMNACDSLGLLTIDAILGWQYYQPTEAFRNQIFQTARDLIRRDRNHANVLLWEVSLNETKMPLEFREKLSKIVEEEYPKVKAYSAGWMDEGYDVYFQARQHRILHPETEGKWKGPYFVSEYGDWEYYSKNAGLNQHKLDKQTRYETSSRQSRVYGEKRLLQQAYNVQEALNDNLNTSAFGDGYWVMFDYNRGYHSDLEFSGLSDIFRIPKFAYYFYQSQREYREDKDAVVKIASYWNENSPLDVKVYSNCDQVVLSLNGEEIAIQTTDKDKNSSKLSYAPFTFKVNNFVAGELKAEGYKDGKLIKVDRVKTAKKASQLRIKLAENTVAVGNNDLIFAYIEVVDEEGTIVHDFADTIDVRLAGDVALMNVGEVQVEAGIATALLKVNSLDQGLSIQALSKKTQLKGSFQYKENE, encoded by the coding sequence GGGATGGAAATTTATTAAAGAAGGCGAAAAATTAAATCACTCTTTAGTTAGTCAGACAAATTTTAATGATGCTGATTGGGAATCGGTAAATTTACCACATACCACTAATTTAGAACCTTTAGTTGTCAATAATCAGTGGCAGGGAATTTCTTGGTATAGAAAATCGTTTTCGATCAAAAAAGAAGAGGAGCAAAAACAAATATTCTTGGAGTTTGAAGGGGCAATGAACATTGCTGAAATATGGGTAAATGGAAAATTTGTCAAGAAACATTTAGGAGGCTACCTACCTATAGTAGCTGATATTTCTTCTTTTGTAGAGGCAGGGAAACAAAATATTATTGCCATCAGATTAGACAATACGGATAGTGATGTAACAGGTCCTAAACCGTTAAGGATTCTAGATTTCAATACATACGGTGGTTTATATAGAAATGCATGGATGATCGTTAAAGATCCAGTACATATCACATTGCCCTTATTAGAGGAAGAGGTAGCTGGTGGTGGAGTATTTATTCGTTATCCAGAAGTGAGTAAGTCTTCTGCTACTATTTCTATTCAGACAGATATTAAAAATACGTACAAGAAAGAGGTGTCATTTTCTTTAGTTCAAGAATTGAAATGGAAGGGGAAAACCATTAAAAAGTTAAAGTCAAAAAAGGAGATACTTTCCGCAGGTACAAAGAGAGTGATGCATCAATCGATGGTCATTAAAAACCCTAAATTGTGGAATACATACTCTCCCAACTTATATCAGCTAGAAACTAAAATACTAATCAATGGAAAAGTGACTGATCATGAAGTCACAACCATTGGTATCAAATCTGTTGAATTTAAAGGCAAAGAGCTATATATCAATGGAGAGAAAAGATATGTAAAAGGTGTGAATAGACATCAGGAATATCCTTTTGTAGGATATGCTCTTTCTGACCAAGCAGAAATCAGAGATGCTGTTTTGATAAAGAATGCAGGTTTTGATGTCATTCGTCTTTCTCATTATCCACATTCTCCAGCATTTATGAATGCTTGTGACTCTCTAGGTTTACTTACTATCGATGCTATTTTAGGATGGCAATATTATCAACCTACTGAAGCGTTTAGGAATCAAATCTTCCAGACGGCAAGAGACCTAATAAGAAGAGATAGAAACCACGCCAATGTATTACTTTGGGAAGTTTCATTGAATGAAACCAAAATGCCTTTGGAGTTTAGAGAGAAACTAAGCAAAATAGTAGAAGAAGAATATCCGAAGGTGAAGGCATATTCTGCTGGATGGATGGACGAAGGTTATGATGTGTATTTTCAAGCAAGACAGCATAGGATTCTTCACCCTGAAACAGAAGGTAAATGGAAAGGGCCTTATTTTGTTTCAGAATATGGTGATTGGGAATATTATTCAAAAAATGCAGGACTAAATCAGCATAAACTAGATAAACAAACACGTTACGAGACTTCAAGTAGACAATCAAGAGTTTATGGTGAAAAACGACTATTACAACAAGCATATAATGTGCAAGAAGCATTGAATGATAACCTTAATACTTCAGCATTTGGAGATGGTTATTGGGTGATGTTTGACTACAATAGAGGATACCACTCAGATTTAGAATTTTCAGGATTATCGGATATTTTCCGTATTCCAAAGTTTGCTTATTATTTCTATCAATCACAAAGGGAGTATAGAGAAGATAAAGATGCAGTTGTAAAGATCGCTTCTTATTGGAATGAAAACTCACCATTAGATGTAAAAGTATATTCTAATTGTGATCAAGTAGTTCTTTCCTTAAATGGTGAAGAAATTGCCATACAAACTACAGATAAAGATAAAAATTCATCTAAGCTTTCTTATGCTCCATTTACCTTTAAGGTCAATAATTTTGTAGCAGGTGAGTTAAAAGCAGAAGGATATAAGGATGGAAAGCTGATTAAGGTTGATCGAGTAAAAACAGCCAAAAAGGCATCACAATTAAGAATTAAGTTGGCAGAAAATACAGTAGCTGTTGGTAATAATGACCTTATCTTCGCTTATATAGAAGTAGTAGATGAAGAAGGAACAATAGTACATGATTTTGCAGATACGATAGATGTACGTCTTGCAGGTGATGTCGCTTTAATGAATGTCGGGGAGGTACAAGTGGAAGCAGGTATTGCGACTGCATTGTTGAAAGTAAACTCTTTAGATCAAGGTTTATCGATTCAAGCATTGTCTAAGAAGACGCAATTAAAAGGATCTTTTCAGTATAAAGAAAACGAATAA